A genomic window from Plasmodium coatneyi strain Hackeri chromosome 13, complete sequence includes:
- a CDS encoding SICA-like antigen, whose amino-acid sequence MALDIEFQKLKQRWLKEKNYEGERIAVGETTLGGSIISSVNRVLREMNNKEHESTAEELCETMEVGDRRLTPEEKKVCNFVLRNLLKIKDIRGNECAGKNIDAELKEYVYCTAVNLWSTLYRMQHCDKKNGVEKAYSIMKGISEGVSEQIKCNVCEYGKLEPMMIRGRVNMLDYIYGPMTANNTIMTLINKDSKPTPKCEDEKDALTKLGLQHNSGTMNTGSKGSSRDQHLKSRQGQGSAAGDKLLSELIQRWIVKKDEWDEDRVHKGIWIDIGKIFDNMIPTFNQEEEIIREWCSEYMGEGENVTWDQSEKEFCKAVLKIILYTNGLTQNSAVRESVKTEDTVETYFRCIVGWVVLVQLYGGHCLFNKVIPYLSEMVEGLVQVNGEEMTDHICYNFDLKKSAIGGKVLWGTIKKWVDEKKKTEVGEGGIKKHEWIMTNLNCPSESTGSKGKMEHNSKGGSHGPEWKDKNIFEEFQKIMKEENYLSQAGANQVMEKMNPNHSEEEMKKKLESEIQVKVQEEKKAAAAVAKAAVAATVKSPQPVTHPCYSSQSEEETAKRRANEQKGDQLRDAWEKKKEEFTKNGTPDQDEMKEKMDHEVNRLLGELKNYMNMREQRTNIPQICGDLKHEKEKDKTNQMKRVCKRLVRVIYWMEGWDRVKKNWKEKNGKVDEWQQYLKCVIGNTVILRIFKDKCEAEPIMEVIAQTMEGKAKNFPPKKYAGMECSWIRKMDIKNGEKLIDEKVEGWLKIARSKNNGVSELDQVMIWMTCKTGEKKSEGKNEKKNCRSDRIMDLMNWGRSKELGDLVNTDQPATKPSTAGTTNGVNKASKSATASNITTTKEECESIGENDTPDRIAACLDVLNGQNSPDKSDDNDVLTNVSWTGLRGQIDLELPEKEKPVLYIYEDINDLGEAFGGGVPGGPAGTQSAGGGGGGGPNSNSVYHVSPQPPSHKSNDGSPGAEGPTSTTPPTTTTGVSSPTAIPLSNPIDPSKLLSPYLPTIPVAIATSVISYLLWKYFAVPIRRRRYRRAHPTLGPTLQEQIMDYGMNQDGPHEYTLVKERKPRSTSIKRRKKRVPGRRRAGRGGVRRRMIIDIHLEVLDECQKGDLHSTKEDFFEILVQEFMGSEFMKEDFVSMENVSKEEVPKEQVPCSDSGFREGRPLFVRKMLLRNRFQGHVAGFRV is encoded by the exons ATGGCTTTAGATATAGAATtccaaaaattaaaacaaagatggttgaaggagaagaattaTGAAGGAGAGAGAATAGCTGTGGGAGAG ACAACATTAGGTGGGAGTATAATAAGTTCGGTTAATAGAGTGCTGAGGGAAATGAACAATAAAGAACATGAGAGTACTGCTGAGGAGCTATGCGAAACAATGGAAGTAGGAGACAGAAGGTTAACGccagaagagaagaaagttTGCAACTTCGTTTTAAggaatttattaaaaataaaagacatTAGGGGAAATGAATGTGCAGGAAAGAACATTGATGCTGAATTGAAGgaatatgtgtattgtaCAGCAGTAAACTTATGGTCCACCTTGTATCGAATGCAACATTGTGATAAGAAGAATGGTGTGGAGAAGGCGTACAGTATAATGAAAGGTATAAGCGAAGGGGTTAGTGAACAGATTAAGTGTAATGTGTGCGAGTATGGGAAGTTAGAACCAATGATGATTAGGGGTCGGGTTAATATGTTAGATTATATTTATGGTCCTATGACTGCGAATAACACAATTATGACATTAATAAATAAGGACTCAAAACCAACGCCGAAATGTGAGGATGAGAAAGATGCTCTAACAAAATTAGGTCTTCAACATAATAGTGGTACCATGAATACCGGGAGTAAGGGGTCATCACGGGACCAACATCTTAAGAGCAGGCAGGGGCAGGGCAGTGCAGCAGGGGACAAATTGTTGAGCGAACTAATACAAAGGTGGATAGTGAAGAAGGATGAGTGGGATGAGGATAGAGTTCAT AAAGGAATATGGATCGACATAGGGAAAATATTTGATAATATGATACCCACATTTAatcaggaggaagaaataataaggGAATGGTGTAGTGAATATatgggggaaggggaaaatgttaCATGGGACCAGTCAGAGAAAGAATTTTGCAAAGctgtattaaaaataatactATATACCAATGGATTAACGCAGAACTCCGCGGTGAGGGAGAGTGTTAAGACAGAGGATACGGTGGAAACCTATTTCAGATGTATAGTAGGGTGGGTGGTCCTAGTCCAATTGTATGGAGGACATTGCTTGTTTAATAAAGTCATTCCGTACCTATCAGAAATGGTGGAAGGGTTAGTACAGGTcaatggggaagaaatgACTGATCACATATGTTATAATTTTGATTTGAAAAAATCAGCAATAGGAGGGAAAGTATTATGGGGAACTATAAAGAAATGGGTagatgaaaagaagaagacggAGGTAGGGGAGGGTGGAATAAAGAAGCATGAATGGATAATGACAAACTTAAACTGTCCTAGTGAAAGTACAGGAAGTAAAGGTAAGATGGAACACAATAGCAAGGGTGGGAGCCATGGTCCAGAATGGAAGGATAAGAACATTTTTGAGGAATTccagaaaataatgaaagaagaaaattatctGTCACAGGCAGGTGCAAACCaagtaatggaaaaaatgaatcccAATCATagtgaggaagaaatgaagaaaaaactggAAAGTGAAATTCAAGTGAAAGTacaggaagagaagaaagcaGCAGCTGCTGTAGCGAAGGCAGCTGTTGCAGCAACAGTGAAGAGTCCACAACCAGTAACGCACCCATGCTACTCCTCCCAATCAGAGGAAGAGACTgcaaaaagaagagcaaatgaacaaaaaggggatcaATTGAGAGAtgcatgggaaaaaaagaaggaagagttcACGAAGAATGGGACGCCTGACCAG gatgaaatgaaggaaaaaatggaccaCGAAGTGAATAGACTGTTAGGCGAACTGAAGAATTATATGAACATGCGGGAGCAGAGGACAAATATACCACAAATATGTGGAGATTTAAAgcatgaaaaggaaaaggataaGACAAACCAAATGAAAAGAGTATGCAAAAGGTTAGTAAGAGTAATCTATTGGATGGAAGGATGGGacagagtgaaaaaaaattggaaagaaaaaaatgggaaggtaGATGAATGGCAGCAGTATTTAAAGTGTGTAATAGGAAATACGGTCATATTAAGAATATTTAAGGACAAGTGTGAAGCAGAACCAATAATGGAAGTTATCGCTCAAACTATGGaagggaaagcaaaaaattttccaccgAAAAAGTATGCTGGAATGGAATGTAGCTGGATTCGAAAAATGGATATTAAGAATGGGGAAAAGTTAATTGATGAGAAAGTGGAAGGTTGGCTAAAAATAGCGAGGAGTAAGAACAACGGTGTTTCTGAATTAGATCAGGTAATGATTTGGATGACATGTAAGAcaggagaaaagaagagtgaaggaaaaaatgaaaaaaaaaattgtaggAGTGATAGAATTATGGATCTAATGAATTGGGGAAGGTCAAAAGAACTAGGAGACCTAGTCAATACGGACCAGCCCGCTACGAAACCTTCTACGGCAGGGACTACAAATGGAGTAAACAAAGCAAGTAAGAGTGCAACAGCGTCTAATATTACTACCACGAAGGAAGAGTGCGAAAGTATTGGCGAAAATGATACTCCAGATCGTATTGCAGCATGCCTCGATGTTCTTAATGGGCAAAATAGTCCTGATAAATCTGATGACAATGATGTACTAACCAATGTCAGCTGGACAGGTCTAAGGGGCCAGATCGATTTA GAACTTccggaaaaagagaaaccaGTCCTTTATATTTATGAAGATATTAATGACTTGGGGGAAGCATTCGGTGGAGGTGTCCCTGGTGGTCCAGCTGGAACCCAAAGTGCCGGTGGGGGGGGTGGCGGTGGTCCAAATTCCAACAGTGTTTATCACGTTAGTCCACAACCTCCATCTCACAAATCTAATGATGGTTCCCCAGGAGCAGAAGGGCCCACTTCGACAACaccaccaacaacaacaacaggagTATCTTCACCTACAGCTATTCCACTTAGTAACCCCATAGACCCTTCCAAACTCCTTAGTCCATATCTTCCTACAATCCCTGTTGCCATCGCCACTTCTGTCATAAGTTATCttctttggaag tATTTTGCCGTGCCCATTAGAAGAagacgttacagaagagctcatcCAACACTTGGTCCAACATtgcaggaacaaattatgGACTATGGTATGAACcaggatggtccacatgaatataccttagtaaaggaacgcaaaccaCGTTCTACgtctataaaaaggaggaaaaaacgggttCCTGGTCGTCGCCGGGCTGGTCGtggtggtgtacgtcgccgcatgattattgatatccatttagaagtattagacgaatgtcaaaagggggacttgcattcgacgaaggaagacttttttgaaattttggttcaagaatttatgggaagtgaatttatgaaggaagactttgtttcTATGGAAAATGtatctaaggaagaagttcctaaggaacaggttccatgttcagattccggatttagggaaggaagacctTTGTTTGTAAGGAAGATGcttctaaggaacaggttccaaggtCATGTtgcgggttttagggtgtag